Proteins encoded by one window of Salirhabdus salicampi:
- the mreC gene encoding rod shape-determining protein MreC has protein sequence MGSFFRKKRLVTILVSIIVLVVLIGYSIRDRDNPSFLEQFLSDTIGVVQSLVHAPFQYVSNIYTNIEDIKKTYEQNKVLKENLSEYKDLLYQVQALEKENKELSDILDKEKSIRDYKPIHASVIVRSPERWFQQITINKGKQHGVMPNMAVITAEGMIGKVKTSNQFTATVQLLSGFDINNRISVIVQSDEKIYGLIEGYDSESEALLLKITAQTDLEEGQTVVSSGLGGVFPEGLEIGSIENVEMDRFGLNKIAYVKPSAQFYEINHVMVVDRDMYSPSIDGAEGDEE, from the coding sequence ATGGGTTCCTTTTTTCGCAAAAAACGATTAGTAACAATTCTTGTAAGTATCATTGTTCTCGTTGTTTTAATCGGTTACTCGATTCGGGATCGTGATAATCCTTCATTTTTAGAACAATTTTTATCCGATACAATTGGGGTGGTCCAATCTTTGGTCCATGCCCCGTTTCAATATGTATCTAATATCTATACTAATATTGAAGATATAAAAAAGACTTATGAACAAAATAAAGTCTTGAAAGAAAATTTATCAGAGTATAAAGACTTATTGTATCAAGTACAAGCATTGGAAAAGGAAAACAAAGAGTTAAGTGATATTTTAGATAAAGAAAAGTCTATACGTGATTATAAACCAATTCATGCGTCTGTTATTGTTCGAAGCCCAGAACGTTGGTTTCAACAAATAACAATCAATAAAGGGAAGCAGCATGGTGTGATGCCTAATATGGCTGTTATTACTGCTGAAGGAATGATAGGAAAAGTAAAGACGTCAAACCAATTTACTGCAACTGTACAACTATTAAGCGGTTTTGATATAAATAATCGTATTTCGGTCATTGTCCAAAGTGATGAAAAGATATATGGATTGATAGAAGGATATGATAGTGAGTCGGAAGCGTTACTTCTAAAGATTACCGCACAAACAGATTTAGAAGAAGGACAAACAGTCGTTAGCTCGGGATTAGGTGGTGTTTTTCCGGAAGGATTAGAAATTGGTTCTATAGAAAACGTCGAAATGGACCGGTTTGGATTAAATAAAATTGCGTATGTTAAGCCTTCCGCACAATTTTATGAAATTAACCACGTTATGGTTGTAGACCGGGATATGTATTCTCCTAGCATAGATGGAGCGGAAGGGGATGAAGAGTAA
- a CDS encoding rod shape-determining protein: MAGFGFAQDLGIDLGTANTLVFVKGKGVVLREPSVVAKNVETGDIKAVGNEAKTMIGRTPGNITVIRPMKDGVIADYETTASMMKYYIEKVQRNRSLFARKPNVMVCVPSGITMVEERAVVDATKQAGAKEAYPIAEPFAAAIGAGLPVWEPTGSMVVDIGGGTTEVAVISLGGIVTSQSIRIAGDGMDQAIIQYIRKKYNLLIGEHSAEIVKMEIGSANPSKSDGQLDIRGRDLVSGLPKTITVTAEEVSSSLKDTVDAILETVKNTLEKTPPELAADIMERGIVLTGGGALLKGLDRVISEETKMPVFVAEEPLDSVAIGTGKALEYIHHFRTNHVFSRSKH, from the coding sequence TTGGCTGGATTCGGCTTTGCGCAAGATTTAGGTATAGATTTAGGCACTGCAAATACATTGGTATTCGTTAAAGGAAAAGGTGTTGTCCTCCGGGAACCGTCTGTTGTAGCAAAAAATGTTGAGACAGGTGATATTAAAGCAGTTGGAAATGAAGCGAAAACGATGATTGGGCGAACTCCTGGTAATATAACGGTTATCCGCCCAATGAAAGACGGGGTCATTGCTGATTATGAAACAACCGCATCAATGATGAAGTACTATATTGAAAAGGTGCAACGAAATCGCTCCTTATTTGCACGTAAACCAAACGTGATGGTTTGTGTTCCTTCAGGAATTACAATGGTGGAAGAGCGTGCAGTTGTTGATGCGACGAAGCAAGCTGGGGCAAAGGAAGCATATCCAATTGCCGAACCATTTGCTGCTGCAATTGGAGCAGGATTGCCAGTTTGGGAACCTACTGGTAGTATGGTAGTAGATATTGGTGGAGGTACAACCGAAGTCGCAGTTATATCTTTAGGAGGCATTGTGACAAGTCAATCCATTCGCATTGCTGGCGATGGGATGGACCAGGCCATTATCCAATACATTCGAAAAAAATATAATTTGTTAATTGGAGAACATTCTGCAGAGATTGTAAAAATGGAAATCGGCTCTGCAAATCCTTCTAAAAGCGACGGCCAATTAGATATCCGCGGTAGGGACTTAGTAAGCGGATTACCAAAAACGATTACCGTCACAGCTGAAGAGGTAAGCAGTTCATTAAAAGATACAGTAGACGCTATTTTGGAAACTGTGAAAAATACACTGGAAAAAACCCCGCCTGAACTCGCTGCTGATATTATGGAAAGAGGAATCGTCCTAACAGGTGGAGGAGCATTATTAAAAGGTTTAGATCGGGTCATTAGTGAAGAGACGAAAATGCCTGTCTTTGTTGCCGAGGAACCGTTAGATAGTGTTGCAATCGGGACTGGAAAGGCACTAGAGTATATTCATCATTTCCGCACGAATCATGTATTTTCTCGTTCCAAACATTAA
- the radC gene encoding RadC family protein — MLVGKNTFFIRDIPKQERPREKLLETGSKHLTNQELLSVLLGSGTKHESVMTLAQRVLVTFGGIESLKDTTYEELSAIKGIGKAKAATLVAAIEFGKRIHTIKLEEKYVVRQPVDVAGYIMDELRHLKQEHFIALYLDTKNQIIHQQTLFIGSLNASIVHPREIFKEAVKRSAASIICAHNHPSGDPTPSQEDIQITKRISECGKMIGIEVLDHIVIGNGRYVSLKEKGYL, encoded by the coding sequence TTGTTGGTAGGAAAGAACACCTTCTTCATCCGGGATATACCGAAACAGGAAAGACCAAGGGAAAAGTTGCTGGAGACTGGTTCCAAACATTTAACAAACCAAGAGCTGTTATCGGTTTTACTAGGAAGTGGGACGAAACATGAATCTGTCATGACATTGGCACAACGGGTACTTGTGACATTTGGTGGGATTGAGTCATTGAAGGATACAACCTATGAAGAACTGTCAGCAATAAAAGGCATTGGCAAGGCGAAGGCGGCAACCTTAGTGGCGGCTATTGAGTTTGGTAAACGTATCCATACGATTAAATTGGAGGAAAAATATGTAGTTCGCCAACCAGTTGATGTTGCAGGATATATTATGGATGAGTTGCGACACTTGAAACAGGAGCATTTCATTGCTTTATACTTAGATACGAAAAATCAGATTATACATCAGCAAACGCTTTTTATTGGGAGTTTAAACGCTTCTATTGTACATCCCCGTGAAATTTTCAAAGAAGCTGTAAAGAGATCTGCGGCTTCCATTATTTGTGCTCATAATCACCCTTCAGGTGATCCGACGCCATCACAGGAAGATATTCAAATTACGAAACGAATTTCTGAATGTGGGAAAATGATTGGGATAGAAGTACTCGATCATATCGTGATCGGAAATGGAAGGTATGTTTCCCTAAAAGAAAAAGGATACTTGTAA
- a CDS encoding Maf family protein, translated as MQLILASSSPRRKELLKKAKIPFEQRTQHTDEKQVTGNTPEQLVKNIAIEKGNHVPILSDQEIILTADTVVTYENQVLGKPESVEHAYQILTSLSGKTHTVMTAVLLKSTKEEQLFIEKTIVEFWELTDEEIHEYIQTGDCFDKAGAYGIQSEGFAFVKKIHGDYYNVVGLPISRLIRELRPFAILPVST; from the coding sequence ATGCAACTAATCTTAGCCTCTTCATCGCCGAGAAGAAAAGAGTTGTTAAAGAAAGCAAAAATCCCTTTTGAACAACGAACACAGCATACTGACGAAAAACAAGTGACAGGGAATACACCGGAACAACTTGTGAAAAATATTGCAATTGAAAAGGGTAACCATGTTCCGATTCTGTCTGATCAGGAAATCATTCTAACAGCCGATACCGTTGTAACGTATGAAAATCAAGTGCTCGGAAAACCCGAAAGCGTCGAACATGCTTATCAAATATTAACATCGTTAAGCGGGAAAACACATACCGTGATGACAGCAGTTCTTCTAAAGTCAACAAAGGAAGAACAGTTGTTTATCGAAAAAACAATTGTAGAATTTTGGGAACTAACAGATGAAGAAATTCATGAGTACATTCAAACAGGGGACTGTTTCGATAAAGCAGGAGCATATGGTATTCAATCTGAAGGTTTTGCATTTGTGAAAAAAATACACGGAGATTATTACAATGTTGTCGGGCTACCGATTTCACGTTTAATTCGAGAACTAAGACCCTTTGCTATATTACCTGTTTCAACATAG
- a CDS encoding sensor domain-containing diguanylate cyclase, translated as MTTGKKITIWVVWILAWPTLLYYFYSIFQPTIDGKYFDVISFAILMCIVAFFPIVVGETPIFFIQGISFAVFLYFGLFIEIVLTQIALIALIMKIRTSKDELHRIPANLTMFLLISIMGASMYYLLGGQHGVDPFSHPYQFLPIISYALGIITSNQILLYLLRIYMNNKKERFFSKGLLWEFVTSFVVLPVGFILYLLYMELGAKAIYFVGVPFIMISIIIKNYYSSDKVNSHLKKTSEIGQKLAGQLNVKEVLDIFTQEVSSLLDVKYTYIYDVSNHQKTLSLIRFVDTSRYLHLSDITLNKGEGVSGKVYDQGYGVSFQSKKNWEHIQDLSIPEDGESILSVPVRRNDETVGILTIVSTNKRAYEKSHFMLLGILSNYLAVAMENARHYEQTKTKSEQCHLTKLYNYRYFTNYLQTIFEDMRAKGIEHNVSLILLDVDHFKKVNDMYGHESGNEVLIELAQRLKDYVGDDGVLARYGGEEFVIVYKDKNKVEAFYEAKQIHKLISRSPITLRNHIEYQSQPIKINITASVGVASFPEDCEDLQQLVRHADRAMYFGAKRKGRNRVATYEHVSEAAE; from the coding sequence ATGACAACTGGTAAAAAAATTACGATTTGGGTTGTTTGGATACTTGCTTGGCCAACACTATTATATTACTTTTACTCTATTTTTCAGCCTACTATAGATGGGAAATATTTTGATGTCATTTCGTTTGCAATTCTTATGTGTATCGTCGCTTTTTTCCCTATTGTTGTCGGTGAGACACCTATCTTCTTTATTCAAGGTATCAGCTTCGCTGTTTTTCTCTATTTCGGTCTTTTCATAGAGATCGTTTTAACACAAATTGCCCTTATTGCCCTCATTATGAAAATTCGCACGAGCAAGGATGAATTACACCGGATACCAGCTAATTTAACAATGTTTCTCCTCATATCTATTATGGGAGCATCGATGTATTACTTATTAGGTGGACAGCACGGAGTAGACCCATTTTCACATCCTTATCAATTTCTGCCAATTATTAGTTATGCTCTAGGAATCATTACCTCTAATCAAATATTACTCTATTTGCTTAGAATATATATGAATAATAAAAAAGAACGTTTCTTCTCAAAAGGATTACTGTGGGAATTTGTAACTTCCTTTGTAGTACTTCCCGTAGGGTTCATCCTTTATCTCCTTTATATGGAACTAGGGGCAAAGGCAATTTATTTCGTCGGAGTTCCATTTATTATGATCTCCATTATCATAAAAAACTATTATTCTAGTGATAAGGTCAACAGTCACCTAAAGAAAACGAGTGAAATTGGCCAAAAACTGGCTGGTCAATTAAATGTAAAAGAAGTACTCGATATTTTCACACAAGAGGTAAGCAGTTTATTAGACGTGAAATATACATACATCTACGATGTTTCCAATCACCAAAAAACACTATCGCTCATTCGCTTTGTTGATACGAGCCGCTACTTACATCTTTCCGATATTACGTTAAACAAAGGCGAAGGAGTTAGTGGAAAAGTTTATGATCAAGGTTACGGTGTTTCCTTTCAATCGAAGAAAAATTGGGAGCATATCCAAGATCTCTCGATTCCTGAGGATGGAGAAAGTATATTATCTGTACCAGTCCGTCGAAATGATGAAACGGTAGGGATTTTAACGATTGTTTCAACAAATAAAAGAGCCTATGAAAAGTCACACTTTATGCTGTTGGGAATTTTATCAAACTACCTGGCTGTTGCGATGGAAAATGCACGACATTATGAACAAACGAAAACAAAAAGTGAACAATGTCATTTAACAAAATTGTACAATTATCGCTATTTTACAAACTACTTACAGACCATTTTCGAAGATATGAGGGCAAAAGGAATTGAACATAACGTATCACTCATACTATTAGATGTAGACCATTTTAAAAAAGTAAACGATATGTATGGGCATGAAAGTGGAAATGAAGTACTAATCGAACTCGCACAACGATTAAAGGATTATGTTGGGGATGATGGTGTATTAGCCCGTTATGGTGGTGAGGAGTTTGTCATTGTCTATAAAGACAAAAATAAAGTAGAAGCATTCTACGAAGCGAAACAAATACATAAATTAATAAGCCGTTCTCCGATTACATTGCGAAACCATATAGAATATCAAAGTCAACCAATTAAAATAAATATTACAGCAAGTGTAGGGGTCGCATCCTTTCCAGAGGATTGTGAAGATCTTCAACAGTTGGTCCGTCATGCAGACCGTGCTATGTATTTTGGAGCGAAAAGAAAAGGAAGAAACCGGGTCGCTACCTATGAACATGTAAGTGAAGCAGCTGAGTAA
- a CDS encoding bifunctional folylpolyglutamate synthase/dihydrofolate synthase, whose amino-acid sequence MNKAEAIDWLHSRLTFGIKPGLKRMEWFMEKLGHPEKRLKAIHIAGTNGKGSTLSYIRNLLQAHHYEVGTFTSPYITEFNERISINGQPIKDDHLIKLVEKMIPLCNELAQTELGEPTEFEVITAMAFDYFATQSLDYVIFETGLGGRLDSTNVVLPLLTVITNIGLDHTAILGDSYEQIAAEKAGILKRHIPLITAVQQENAREVIRRRAWKLDAPIEELGLSFSIFDNSVKDGNETFRFQNGNVKSPRITIQMKGEHQVKNAAVALQTFFRLSERENIQLDWNKVLSGMEKTKWPGRFELIHHQPTVILDGAHNEEGLDSLIRSLERYYHNKNWHIIFSAMKDKPLHNMIAKLDKHFSSITFTTFPFPRAADPGDLACYSHHEHVDKIPNWERAIQRKIHLATEHDITVVSGSLYFVSEIRRNFEKITTI is encoded by the coding sequence ATGAACAAAGCGGAAGCTATAGATTGGTTACATAGTAGGCTCACCTTTGGCATTAAGCCAGGTTTAAAACGGATGGAATGGTTCATGGAAAAGCTGGGGCATCCAGAAAAACGATTAAAAGCCATACATATCGCAGGGACAAATGGAAAAGGTTCTACTCTTTCGTATATTCGAAATTTGTTACAAGCCCATCATTATGAGGTTGGGACATTTACGTCGCCATATATTACTGAATTTAATGAACGCATTAGTATTAATGGTCAACCGATAAAAGATGATCATTTAATAAAACTAGTAGAGAAGATGATACCGTTATGCAATGAACTAGCGCAAACTGAACTTGGAGAACCAACTGAATTTGAAGTAATTACAGCGATGGCATTTGATTATTTCGCAACCCAATCTCTTGATTATGTCATTTTTGAGACTGGACTAGGTGGAAGGTTAGATTCAACGAATGTCGTTCTGCCTCTCCTAACAGTAATAACGAATATCGGATTGGATCACACTGCGATTCTAGGAGATAGTTATGAACAAATTGCCGCCGAAAAAGCTGGAATCCTGAAGAGGCATATCCCCCTTATTACAGCTGTTCAGCAGGAGAATGCAAGGGAAGTGATTCGCAGACGTGCTTGGAAATTGGATGCACCTATTGAGGAACTTGGTCTTTCCTTTTCTATCTTTGACAACAGTGTAAAAGATGGGAATGAAACATTCCGATTTCAAAACGGGAACGTAAAGTCGCCTAGGATAACCATTCAAATGAAAGGGGAACACCAAGTGAAAAATGCGGCGGTTGCGTTACAAACTTTTTTTCGTTTAAGTGAGAGAGAAAATATTCAATTGGATTGGAACAAAGTTTTAAGTGGAATGGAGAAAACAAAATGGCCCGGACGTTTTGAACTCATTCATCATCAACCAACTGTTATTTTAGATGGTGCTCATAATGAGGAAGGCCTTGATTCATTGATCCGTTCTTTAGAGCGATATTATCACAATAAAAATTGGCACATTATCTTTTCAGCTATGAAAGATAAGCCGTTACACAACATGATAGCAAAACTTGATAAGCACTTTTCGTCGATTACTTTTACGACATTTCCTTTTCCAAGGGCAGCTGATCCGGGGGATTTAGCTTGCTATAGTCATCATGAACACGTGGATAAAATACCGAATTGGGAAAGAGCCATACAAAGAAAAATACATTTGGCGACAGAACATGACATCACCGTAGTTTCGGGGTCTTTATATTTTGTTTCAGAAATTCGCCGAAATTTTGAAAAAATTACTACAATATGA
- a CDS encoding valine--tRNA ligase, with protein sequence MGQNEVSLPPKYNPNEIEKGRYDFWVEGKFFEAKEDQSKDPFTIVIPPPNVTGKLHLGHAWDTTLQDIITRIKRMQGYDVLWLPGMDHAGIATQAKVEGKLREQGINRHDLGREKFLEKAWEWKGEYASFIRKQWEKLGLGLDYSRERFTLDEGLSKAVREVFVSLYEKGLIYRGEYIINWDPATKTALSDIEVIYQEVKGAFYHMKYPLKDGTGHIEVATTRPETMLGDTAVAVHPKDERYQHLIGKKVILPIVNREIEIVADDYVDMEFGSGAVKITPAHDPNDFEIGNRHNLERILVMKEDGTMNENAGKYEGMDRFECRKQIVKDLQEDGVLFNIEEHTHSVGHSERSGAVVEPYLSTQWFVKMQPLADEAINLQKKEDKVNFVPDRFEKTYLHWMENIRDWCISRQLWWGHRIPAWYHKETGELYVGREEPEDIENWEQDIDVLDTWFSSALWPFSTMGWPDEKSKDFQRHFPTDVLVTGYDIIFFWVSRMIFQSIEFTGERPFKDVLIHGLVRDADGRKMSKSLGNGVDPMDVIEKYGADSLRYFLSTGSSPGQDLRFQWEKVESTWNFANKIWNASRFVLMNLDGMKLEDIDLSGEKSVADHWILTRLNETIENVTKNVDKYEFGEAGRHLYNFIWDEFCDWYIEMAKLPLYGEDDGAKKTTRSVLVYVLDRMLKMLHPFMPFITEEIWQQITREGTSITISAWPEPNPDFTNKEAAGQMKRLVDIIRSVRNIRAEVDTPMSKHIDMIIKTGDQSVTEQLQKNRHYLERFCNPSDLTIGVDVQAPEKAMSAIVTGAEIYLPLEGLIDIEEELARLQKEWEKWNKEVELVQKKLGNDKFVNKAPEHIVQQEREKEQDYLEKRAKVEARMKELKG encoded by the coding sequence ATGGGACAAAATGAGGTGTCTTTACCACCAAAGTATAATCCGAATGAAATTGAAAAAGGACGTTATGACTTTTGGGTGGAAGGGAAGTTTTTCGAGGCAAAAGAAGACCAATCGAAAGATCCGTTTACTATTGTCATTCCCCCACCTAACGTAACAGGTAAGCTCCATTTGGGCCATGCGTGGGATACTACGCTCCAGGATATTATTACTCGTATTAAGCGTATGCAAGGGTATGACGTTTTATGGCTACCAGGCATGGATCACGCTGGGATTGCAACGCAAGCAAAAGTCGAAGGAAAACTCCGTGAACAAGGAATAAACCGTCATGACTTAGGACGAGAGAAGTTTTTAGAAAAAGCTTGGGAATGGAAAGGTGAATATGCCTCCTTTATTCGAAAACAGTGGGAAAAGTTAGGGCTTGGGCTCGACTATTCACGTGAGCGATTTACCCTCGATGAAGGATTATCAAAGGCTGTACGAGAAGTGTTCGTATCTTTATACGAGAAGGGCCTCATTTACCGTGGTGAGTATATTATTAATTGGGACCCAGCTACGAAAACTGCACTTTCCGATATCGAGGTTATCTACCAAGAAGTTAAAGGTGCCTTTTATCATATGAAGTACCCATTAAAAGATGGTACAGGACATATTGAGGTTGCAACCACTCGTCCTGAAACAATGCTAGGTGATACAGCGGTTGCTGTCCACCCAAAAGACGAGCGATATCAGCATTTAATTGGTAAAAAAGTTATCTTGCCAATTGTAAATCGTGAGATTGAAATTGTAGCTGACGATTACGTTGATATGGAATTTGGATCCGGGGCTGTAAAGATTACTCCAGCACATGACCCGAATGACTTCGAAATCGGCAACCGTCACAATTTAGAGCGAATTCTTGTCATGAAGGAAGACGGAACAATGAATGAGAACGCTGGTAAGTACGAAGGTATGGACCGTTTTGAATGTCGTAAGCAAATCGTAAAAGATTTGCAAGAGGATGGGGTATTATTCAACATTGAAGAACACACCCATTCCGTTGGCCATTCTGAGCGAAGTGGAGCAGTTGTTGAACCGTATTTATCTACACAGTGGTTTGTGAAGATGCAACCGTTAGCTGACGAAGCGATCAACCTGCAGAAAAAAGAAGACAAAGTAAACTTCGTACCAGACCGGTTTGAAAAAACTTATCTGCATTGGATGGAAAACATTCGGGATTGGTGTATTTCAAGGCAATTATGGTGGGGACATCGTATTCCTGCTTGGTATCACAAAGAGACAGGTGAATTATATGTAGGTAGGGAAGAGCCCGAAGACATTGAAAATTGGGAACAAGATATAGACGTGCTTGATACATGGTTCTCTTCTGCATTATGGCCATTTTCGACTATGGGCTGGCCGGATGAAAAGAGTAAAGACTTTCAACGGCATTTCCCAACTGACGTACTGGTTACAGGTTACGATATTATATTCTTTTGGGTATCTCGTATGATTTTTCAATCCATTGAGTTTACAGGTGAGAGACCTTTTAAAGATGTACTTATTCATGGACTTGTTCGTGATGCTGATGGACGAAAAATGAGTAAGTCATTAGGTAACGGAGTAGACCCTATGGATGTTATTGAGAAATATGGTGCCGACTCCTTACGTTATTTCTTATCTACAGGGTCATCACCAGGTCAAGATTTACGTTTCCAATGGGAGAAAGTAGAATCTACCTGGAACTTTGCGAATAAAATTTGGAACGCATCTCGATTCGTTCTTATGAATTTAGATGGAATGAAACTGGAGGATATCGATCTATCTGGGGAAAAATCAGTTGCTGACCATTGGATCTTAACTCGACTGAATGAAACGATTGAGAATGTGACAAAAAATGTTGATAAATATGAGTTTGGTGAAGCAGGACGCCACCTTTACAATTTTATTTGGGATGAATTCTGTGACTGGTACATTGAAATGGCAAAATTACCTCTATACGGAGAAGACGATGGAGCGAAGAAGACAACACGCTCTGTCTTAGTATATGTACTAGACCGTATGCTGAAAATGTTGCATCCATTCATGCCGTTTATCACAGAAGAGATTTGGCAACAGATTACAAGAGAAGGCACTTCTATTACTATTTCTGCTTGGCCTGAACCAAATCCAGATTTTACGAATAAGGAAGCAGCTGGACAAATGAAGCGTCTCGTAGATATTATTCGTTCCGTTCGTAATATACGTGCTGAAGTTGATACGCCTATGTCAAAGCATATTGATATGATCATTAAAACAGGTGATCAATCAGTTACAGAGCAATTGCAGAAAAACCGACACTACTTAGAACGTTTCTGTAATCCAAGCGATCTTACAATTGGTGTAGATGTTCAAGCACCGGAAAAAGCAATGAGTGCTATTGTAACAGGTGCAGAAATTTACTTACCATTAGAAGGCCTTATTGACATCGAAGAAGAGCTTGCCCGTTTACAAAAAGAATGGGAGAAATGGAATAAAGAGGTTGAGTTAGTACAGAAAAAGTTAGGTAACGATAAATTTGTCAATAAAGCACCTGAGCACATTGTTCAGCAAGAGCGAGAAAAGGAACAAGATTATTTAGAAAAGCGTGCTAAAGTTGAAGCAAGAATGAAGGAATTAAAGGGATAA
- a CDS encoding phosphotransferase, with protein MTNVERILSHYGMVPYQTESISTKVLKVNVGDRYVAVKQSTTSNLEAKFQYLYQLVEAKQLSAVTPLYLTNHHKLLVTEGGGSYYVMPWYDTPTVTIQARPLHLLFNEIGTIHKKTSITQKIDPNSFLNWTHRQKENVRNMFFLFEQIVSSFESSRFMAPTELLICHMFGLFKKVTVQLEEWYDYWYEHIKETGELKSSLCHGALQPAHVLYKDNRCAFINWETLFIGHPARDITQFLRSVFIFHDAPYEDIKAGVMSYRHKFQFSKSDMALICLHLLKSEQFIKRLTTYTKHSHSLSEAKWVQIFQRYQFYFDLALKLQEEIKQDIIFDLDEDEH; from the coding sequence GTGACAAATGTAGAGCGGATATTAAGCCATTATGGTATGGTTCCATATCAAACAGAATCTATCTCCACAAAAGTGTTAAAAGTAAACGTTGGAGACCGTTATGTAGCGGTTAAACAGTCGACAACTTCTAACTTAGAAGCAAAATTTCAATACTTATATCAATTGGTAGAAGCAAAACAGTTATCTGCTGTTACTCCTTTATACTTAACAAATCATCATAAATTACTTGTAACGGAAGGTGGGGGTTCATATTATGTTATGCCATGGTATGATACCCCGACCGTTACCATTCAAGCCAGACCGCTTCATTTACTTTTCAATGAAATCGGGACAATTCATAAAAAAACGTCAATAACACAAAAAATCGATCCGAATTCCTTTCTGAATTGGACGCATAGGCAAAAAGAAAATGTACGGAATATGTTTTTTTTATTCGAGCAAATTGTTTCTTCATTTGAATCAAGTCGATTTATGGCCCCAACGGAATTACTCATATGCCATATGTTTGGACTCTTTAAGAAAGTCACTGTACAACTGGAAGAATGGTATGATTATTGGTATGAGCATATTAAGGAAACAGGTGAATTAAAGTCATCATTATGTCACGGTGCTCTTCAACCAGCACACGTCTTATATAAGGATAATCGTTGTGCTTTTATCAATTGGGAAACACTTTTCATCGGTCATCCAGCCCGTGATATTACGCAATTTTTAAGATCTGTCTTTATTTTTCATGATGCTCCTTATGAAGATATTAAGGCTGGAGTCATGAGTTATCGCCATAAATTCCAATTTTCGAAAAGTGATATGGCCCTTATATGTTTACATCTATTAAAATCCGAACAATTTATAAAACGTTTAACGACTTATACAAAACATTCACATTCTTTATCAGAAGCGAAGTGGGTGCAAATATTTCAAAGGTATCAGTTTTATTTTGATTTAGCCCTGAAGCTACAAGAGGAGATAAAGCAGGATATTATATTTGATCTAGATGAAGATGAACATTAA